One Aegilops tauschii subsp. strangulata cultivar AL8/78 chromosome 7, Aet v6.0, whole genome shotgun sequence genomic window carries:
- the LOC109773384 gene encoding inositol diphosphatase DSP2, producing the protein MKLEIMPRQRALEAGQREEAMEMSGLELWKHEKPPKIFPMPPPLPPLLAAPGAGGYDEATLVPPLNFAMVDDGIYRSGFPAAANFRFLKSLNLRSIVYLCPEPYPETNTEFLEKNGIKLHQFGIEGRKEPFVEIPDEKIREALKVVLDVRNQPLLIHCKRGKHRTGCVVGCMRKLQKWCLSSVFDEYQRFAAAKVRSTDLRFMELFDVSSLKHLTNSHC; encoded by the exons ATGAAGCTGGAAATCATGCCCAGGCAGAGGGCCCTGGAGGCGGGGCAGCGGGAGGAGGCCATGGAGATGAGCGGCCTCGAGCTGTGGAAGCACGAGAAGCCCCCCAAGATCTTCCCCATgcccccgccgctgccgccgctgctggCGGCGCCGGGGGCGGGGGGCTACGACGAGGCCACGCTCGTGCCGCCGCTCAACTTCGCCATGGTCGACGACGGCATCTACCGCTCCGgcttccccgccgccgccaaCTTCCGCTTCCTCAAGTCCCTCAACCTCCGCTCCATCGT GTACCTCTGCCCGGAGCCGTACCCGGAGACCAACACGGAGTTCCTCGAGAAGAACGGAATCAAGCTCCACCAGTTCGGAATTGAGGGCCGCAAG GAACCATTCGTTGAGATACCCGATGAGAAAATCCGGGAGGCGCTTAAAGTTGTCCTAG ATGTAAGAAATCAGCCATTGCTTATTCACTGCAAGAGAGGCAAG CACCGAACTGGATGTGTCGTCGGTTGCATGAGGAAGTTGCAGAAATGGTGCCTGTCTTCGGTCTTCGATGAGTACCAGCGCTTCGCCGCTGCGAAAGTGAGGAGCACCGACCTGAGATTCATGGAGCTGTTCGACGTCTCGAGCTTGAAGCACCTGACCAACTCACATTGTTAA